A genomic segment from Oncorhynchus clarkii lewisi isolate Uvic-CL-2024 chromosome 12, UVic_Ocla_1.0, whole genome shotgun sequence encodes:
- the LOC139422215 gene encoding phospholipase A2-like, whose product MPALYRILLLFSVVIASMALQSPPRTKRGLLELAGVIKCSTGRSALAYMMYGCYCGLGGQGWPRDKADWCCHKHDCCYGDAEIAGCHTKTRKYQWTCEDRTAECDDLKDKCEKILCKCDREAAKCLRKAPFIRKYAMWPDFLCGCTLPTCNIY is encoded by the exons ATGCCTGCGCTTTATCGGATACTTCTACTGTTCTCTG tggTAATAGCCTCTATGGCACTGCAGAGCCCCCCACGGACTAAGAGAGGGCTACTGGAGCTGGCAGGAGTCATCAAGTGCAGCACAGGCAGATCAGCCCTGGCTTATATGATGTATGGCTGCTACTGTGGACTGGGGGGTCAGGGCTGGCCCAGGGATAAAGCAGACTG GTGCTGTCACAAACATGACTGCTGCTACGGAGATGCAGAAATTGCTGGTTGCCACACCAAGACAAGAAAGTATCAATGGACATGTGAAGACAGGACTGCAGAATGTG ATGATCTCAAGGACAAATGTGAGAAGATTCTCTGCAAATGTGACAGGGAGGCAGCCAAATGCTTGAGAAAGGCACCTTTCATCCGGAAATATGCTATGTGGCCAGACTTTCTCTGTGGGTGTACACTGCCAACATGTAATATCTACTGA